Proteins from a single region of Ziziphus jujuba cultivar Dongzao chromosome 1, ASM3175591v1:
- the LOC107412279 gene encoding uncharacterized protein LOC107412279 — protein sequence MVSKFTKKTPPKSIKDCRNNRGRHRRRSPVKKAAIRASSAVLTTINKSLYTCHRRLIKIFSKLARIGSPNRNKGYKILTKTKESENKYRPDFEIPSSIRRTLVFDNNNGLPPMMSPERRTVFLDLDETLVHSMPDPPPERFDFVVRPVIDGEILNYYVLKRPGVDEFLEALGAKYELVVFTAGLKEYASLVLDRLDRKRVIAHRLYRDSCKEVDGRFVKDLSELGRDLKRVVIVDDNPNSYMLQPCNAVPVRPFVDDLEDRELTNLVSFFKGSDHFDDMRDAVKHYFARGDIDQLLVTSEL from the coding sequence atggtgtCCAAGTTCACAAAGAAAACCCCACCCAAATCCATCAAGGACTGCCGGAACAACCGTGGCCGGCATCGGCGAAGATCTCCCGTCAAAAAAGCAGCAATCAGAGCCTCCTCCGCCGTACTCACCACCATCAACAAGTCCCTCTACACCTGCCACCGCCGCCTCATCAAGATCTTCTCCAAGTTGGCCCGAATCGGCAGCCCGAACCGAAACAAAGGCTACAAGATCCTAACCAAAACCAAAGAATCCGAAAACAAATACCGACCCGATTTCGAAATCCCCTCCTCAATCCGACGGACGCTCGTCTTCGACAACAACAACGGCCTCCCGCCGATGATGTCGCCGGAAAGGCGGACCGTCTTCCTCGACCTCGACGAGACACTGGTCCACTCAATGCCGGATCCACCACCAGAGAGGTTCGATTTCGTGGTCCGGCCGGTGATCGACGGCGAGATCCTCAACTATTACGTGCTGAAGCGGCCGGGAGTGGATGAGTTTCTGGAAGCGCTCGGAGCAAAGTACGAGTTGGTGGTGTTCACGGCCGGTTTGAAGGAGTACGCATCGCTCGTATTGGACCGGCTCGACCGGAAGAGAGTGATCGCTCACCGGTTGTACCGGGACTCGTGCAAGGAGGTGGACGGCCGGTTCGTGAAGGACCTGTCCGAATTGGGAAGGGATTTGAAGCGCGTGGTAATCGTCGACGATAATCCAAACTCGTATATGCTCCAGCCTTGTAATGCGGTTCCGGTCCGACCGTTTGTGGACGATCTGGAGGACCGGGAGCTGACTAATTTGGTCAGCTTTTTCAAGGGCTCTGATCATTTTGATGATATGAGAGACGCGGTCAAACACTACTttgctcgtggagatattgACCAATTATTAGTGACTTCGGAATTGTAA